A single genomic interval of Streptomyces graminofaciens harbors:
- the pepN gene encoding aminopeptidase N, with the protein MSGENLSRAEAQERAALLSVEGYEVFLDLRSAVGNPGGEPRTFRSVTTIRFRCSDPGATSFADLIAPSVTAVTLNGRDLDPSEVFDGSRIALEDLAAENELVVDAQCAYSRTGEGMHRFVDPEDGEVYLYTQYEPADSRRVFANFEQPDLKAPFRFEVRAPEGWVVWSNGVGELTDGVWRFAETKPISTYITAVVAGPYHYVTDTYERVFEDGTRLEIPLGAMCRKGLAPYFDADDVFLVTKQGLDFFHDNFDYPYPFGKYDQAFVPEYNLGAMENPGLVTFREEYIFRGKVTQASYERRANVILHEMAHMWFGDLVTMVWWDDLWLKESFADFMGSFSMVEATRFTNGWITFANNRKAWAYRADQLPSTHPITADIRDLEDAKLNFDGITYAKGASTLKQLVAYVGRDAFLEGARRYFKRHAYGNTRLGDLLSVLEETSGRDVTSWSRAWLETTGVNSLTPQVLLDADGRVDELAVVQEAAESHPTLRPHRVAIGLYRRTDADAGAGAGAGALERYARAEVDVDGPRTVVGELAGAEAPELVLVNDDDLTYCKIRFDEGSLETLRGGLGDISDPLARALCWSALWNLTRDALLPAREFVELVLRFAGRESDIGVLQMLHAWANSALTHYVAPQWRETGARLLAEGAERELRVAEPGSQHQLTWVRFFASVASSEGELRVLQGLLDGTEKVEGLEVDQELRWAFLEPLATHGLADERVLAAELARDDTASGKRHQVRCLASRPSAAVKAQAWATVVESDVLSNALVEATIAGFVRPSQRELTAPYVSKYFEVIERVWAERSIQIGMDVVRGLFPSLQDSESTLAATDAWLASREGAAPALRRLVLEARDDLARGLRGQGCDAAAGGQ; encoded by the coding sequence GTGTCCGGTGAGAATCTGTCCCGCGCAGAGGCCCAGGAACGGGCCGCGCTGCTGTCCGTGGAGGGGTACGAGGTCTTCCTCGACCTGCGGTCGGCGGTCGGGAACCCGGGCGGCGAGCCGCGCACCTTCCGTTCGGTCACCACGATCCGCTTCCGCTGCTCCGACCCGGGCGCCACGAGCTTCGCCGACCTGATCGCGCCGAGCGTGACCGCCGTCACCCTCAACGGCCGGGATCTGGACCCGAGCGAGGTCTTCGACGGCTCCCGGATCGCCCTGGAGGATCTGGCCGCCGAGAACGAGCTGGTGGTGGACGCCCAGTGCGCCTACTCCCGCACCGGCGAGGGCATGCACCGCTTCGTCGACCCCGAGGACGGCGAGGTCTACCTCTACACCCAGTACGAGCCGGCCGACTCGCGCCGCGTCTTCGCGAACTTCGAGCAGCCGGATCTCAAGGCCCCGTTCCGCTTCGAGGTACGGGCGCCGGAGGGCTGGGTCGTGTGGAGCAACGGGGTGGGTGAACTCACCGACGGGGTGTGGCGGTTCGCCGAGACGAAGCCGATCTCGACGTACATCACGGCCGTCGTCGCGGGTCCCTACCACTACGTGACGGACACCTACGAGCGGGTCTTCGAGGACGGTACGCGGCTGGAGATCCCCCTCGGCGCGATGTGCCGCAAGGGTCTCGCCCCCTACTTCGACGCCGACGACGTCTTCCTGGTCACCAAGCAGGGCCTGGACTTCTTCCACGACAACTTCGACTACCCGTACCCGTTCGGGAAGTACGACCAGGCCTTCGTGCCGGAGTACAACCTGGGCGCGATGGAGAACCCGGGGCTGGTGACGTTCCGCGAGGAGTACATCTTCCGGGGCAAGGTCACGCAGGCGTCGTACGAGCGGCGGGCCAACGTCATCCTGCACGAGATGGCGCACATGTGGTTCGGCGACCTGGTGACCATGGTGTGGTGGGACGACCTGTGGCTGAAGGAGTCCTTCGCCGACTTCATGGGCTCCTTCTCGATGGTCGAGGCGACCCGGTTCACCAACGGCTGGATCACCTTCGCCAACAACAGGAAGGCGTGGGCGTACCGCGCGGACCAGCTGCCCTCCACGCACCCGATCACGGCCGACATCCGTGACCTGGAGGACGCGAAGCTCAACTTCGACGGGATCACGTACGCCAAGGGCGCCTCGACGCTGAAGCAGCTGGTGGCGTATGTGGGGCGCGACGCGTTCCTGGAGGGCGCGCGGCGCTACTTCAAGCGCCACGCGTACGGCAACACGCGGCTCGGCGATCTGCTGTCGGTCCTGGAGGAGACCAGCGGACGGGACGTGACGTCCTGGTCGCGGGCGTGGCTGGAGACGACGGGGGTCAACTCCCTCACTCCGCAGGTGCTGCTGGACGCGGACGGCAGGGTGGACGAGCTGGCGGTGGTGCAGGAGGCGGCGGAGTCGCACCCGACGCTGCGGCCGCACCGGGTGGCGATCGGGCTGTACCGCCGTACGGACGCGGACGCGGGCGCGGGTGCGGGTGCGGGCGCGTTGGAGCGGTACGCGCGGGCCGAGGTGGATGTCGACGGGCCGCGTACGGTCGTGGGTGAACTGGCCGGGGCCGAGGCGCCGGAACTGGTGCTGGTCAACGACGACGACCTCACGTACTGCAAGATCCGCTTCGACGAGGGTTCGCTGGAGACGCTGCGGGGCGGCCTGGGTGACATCTCGGACCCGTTGGCGCGTGCGTTGTGCTGGTCGGCGCTGTGGAATCTGACCCGGGACGCGCTGTTGCCCGCGCGCGAGTTCGTGGAGCTGGTTCTGCGGTTCGCGGGGCGGGAGTCCGACATCGGTGTGCTGCAGATGCTGCACGCGTGGGCGAACTCGGCATTGACGCACTACGTGGCGCCTCAGTGGCGTGAGACGGGTGCGCGGCTGCTGGCGGAGGGCGCCGAGCGGGAGCTGCGGGTGGCGGAGCCCGGGAGCCAGCATCAGCTGACGTGGGTGCGGTTCTTCGCGTCGGTGGCGTCGAGTGAGGGCGAACTGCGGGTGTTGCAGGGGCTGTTGGACGGCACCGAGAAGGTCGAGGGGCTGGAGGTCGACCAGGAGCTGCGGTGGGCGTTCCTGGAGCCGCTGGCGACGCACGGGCTTGCCGACGAGCGGGTGCTGGCCGCCGAACTCGCGCGCGACGACACGGCTTCCGGCAAGCGGCATCAGGTGCGGTGCCTGGCCTCGCGGCCGTCGGCGGCGGTGAAGGCACAGGCGTGGGCGACGGTCGTGGAGTCGGACGTGCTGTCCAACGCGTTGGTGGAGGCGACCATCGCGGGGTTCGTGCGGCCGTCGCAGCGGGAGTTGACCGCGCCGTATGTCTCGAAGTACTTCGAGGTGATCGAGCGGGTGTGGGCCGAGCGGTCGATCCAGATCGGGATGGATGTGGTGCGGGGGCTGTTCCCGTCGCTGCAGGACTCGGAGTCGACGCTGGCGGCGACGGACGCGTGGCTGGCCTCGCGCGAGGGGGCGGCGCCGGCGTTGCGGAGGTTGGTGCTGGAGGCTCGGGACGATTTGGCTCGGGGACTTCGGGGGCAGGGGTGTGACGCGGCGGCCGGTGGGCAGTAA
- a CDS encoding DsbA family protein, whose product MSEQTSGKTPVDFWFDPLCPWAWMTSRWVLEVEKVRDIEVRWHVMSLAVLNEPKIDELPEEYRELLATKAWGPVRIVIAAQQEHGAEVLGDLYTAIGTRAHNQGLGIEKEVVAAAVEEVGLPASLLDHWDSTPYEAELRASHKEGIDKVGQDVGTPVIAVPGADGEQIAFFGPVVTPAPKGEEAAKLWDGTLLVASVPGFYEIKRTRTKGPDFSNLV is encoded by the coding sequence ATGTCCGAGCAGACCTCCGGCAAGACCCCCGTCGACTTCTGGTTCGACCCGCTGTGCCCCTGGGCCTGGATGACCTCCCGGTGGGTGCTGGAGGTGGAGAAGGTCCGGGACATCGAGGTCCGCTGGCATGTGATGAGCCTCGCCGTCCTCAACGAGCCCAAGATCGACGAACTGCCCGAGGAGTACCGCGAGCTGCTCGCCACCAAGGCCTGGGGTCCCGTACGCATCGTCATAGCCGCCCAGCAGGAGCACGGCGCCGAGGTCCTCGGCGACCTCTACACCGCGATCGGCACGCGCGCGCACAACCAGGGCCTCGGCATCGAGAAGGAGGTCGTAGCCGCCGCGGTCGAGGAGGTCGGCCTGCCCGCCTCCCTGCTCGACCACTGGGACTCCACCCCGTACGAGGCCGAGCTGCGCGCCTCGCACAAGGAGGGCATCGACAAGGTCGGCCAGGACGTCGGCACCCCCGTCATCGCCGTCCCCGGCGCCGACGGTGAGCAGATCGCCTTCTTCGGCCCGGTCGTCACCCCCGCCCCCAAGGGCGAGGAGGCCGCCAAGCTCTGGGACGGCACCCTGCTCGTCGCCTCTGTCCCCGGCTTCTACGAGATCAAGCGCACCCGCACCAAGGGCCCGGACTTCAGCAACCTGGTCTGA
- a CDS encoding TauD/TfdA dioxygenase family protein: MTIDIRKVTGNIGARVLGVDISKPLDEETAAALREALNVHKALVFDEVNLDDESHQAFVRHFGDITTAHPTVSAVEGAANVLPVDSERGRANHWHTDVTFVLNPPQATTLRSITIPPYGGETLIANSAAAYRDLPEPLRRLADGLWAEHTNDYDYAVPDEEIDAERAEQRAQFTSIKYRTAHPVVRVHPLTGERGLFVGGFAQRIVGLSAGESRKILDLLQSYVTRPENVLRHHWSENQLVIFDNRITQHYAIDNYDGLPRRLHRVTVAGDVPRGIEGKESYSIEGDASHYTSVAA; this comes from the coding sequence ATGACCATCGACATCCGCAAGGTCACCGGGAACATCGGCGCCCGCGTCCTGGGCGTAGACATCTCCAAGCCCCTCGACGAGGAGACGGCCGCCGCGCTGCGCGAAGCCCTCAACGTCCACAAGGCACTCGTCTTCGACGAGGTGAACCTCGACGACGAGAGCCACCAGGCCTTCGTCCGTCACTTCGGCGACATCACCACCGCCCATCCGACGGTGTCCGCCGTCGAGGGTGCCGCGAACGTCCTGCCCGTGGACAGCGAGCGGGGACGCGCGAACCACTGGCACACCGACGTCACGTTCGTCCTCAACCCGCCGCAGGCCACCACCCTGCGCAGCATCACGATCCCGCCGTACGGCGGCGAGACCCTGATCGCCAACTCGGCGGCGGCCTACCGGGACCTGCCCGAGCCGCTGCGGCGGCTGGCCGACGGCCTGTGGGCCGAGCACACCAACGACTACGACTACGCGGTGCCCGACGAGGAGATCGACGCCGAGCGGGCAGAACAGCGCGCCCAGTTCACCTCGATCAAGTACCGCACGGCCCACCCGGTCGTCCGTGTCCACCCGCTGACCGGCGAACGCGGGCTGTTCGTCGGCGGGTTCGCGCAGCGGATCGTGGGGCTGTCCGCGGGCGAGTCCCGCAAGATCCTCGACCTGCTCCAGTCGTACGTGACCCGGCCGGAGAACGTGCTGCGTCACCACTGGTCGGAGAACCAGCTCGTCATCTTCGACAACCGCATCACCCAGCACTACGCCATCGACAACTACGACGGCCTGCCGCGCCGACTGCACCGGGTGACCGTCGCCGGTGACGTGCCGAGGGGCATCGAGGGCAAGGAGAGCTACTCGATCGAGGGGGACGCCTCGCACTACACGTCCGTGGCCGCGTAG